Within Thermococcus sp., the genomic segment CATGCATATCCTTACGAACTTATGCTGGAACTCCACAGGGATGCATTTGACGATGTTGTAAAAACCCAGCTTGCTTCAAATGCCAAGAACTTCAGGCGACCTGAGAACTTTTTCTTTCACCTAATAAGCGAGCTTATGAGGAAGATTGAGCACAGTGAACTCTGGAAAAATACTTCAGTTACACTGTACCACTTCGTTAACAACAATCAGGGCCAGGAGCTTGATGTTATCCATATCCCTAACCAGGCTCTTCGTTTTGTGGCATACGCTTCACTTGCCGACAGTTCTGGATGGAGAAGGATAGTCTCAATGGGCTGGCGTAAAAGGCCCAGCGATGAGGAATTCGCGGAATATGAAAGACGCTACTCCAATGAGGTCTATTCGAGGTTGATAAACGGCCAGAGCATACTCCCCTACTTCATTGACAAAGCAAACAGGCAGGTGAATTCTAAGTGGGAACTTCTGCAATTTTACTGCTCGGAGGTGTTGGGTT encodes:
- the cas8a1 gene encoding type I-B CRISPR-associated protein Cas8b1/Cst1, with translation HAYPYELMLELHRDAFDDVVKTQLASNAKNFRRPENFFFHLISELMRKIEHSELWKNTSVTLYHFVNNNQGQELDVIHIPNQALRFVAYASLADSSGWRRIVSMGWRKRPSDEEFAEYERRYSNEVYSRLINGQSILPYFIDKANRQVNSKWELLQFYCSEVLGLDEKALEFIKDVGDRVVETLEKLPDNKLKRRVRELENATKLYQFEAFFVGLEKLRQELNIEKPLMTFDEFARILTSYGEDFNVSWKTVKNLLLFRIYEKLHGRLIRKEEIEEEEAEEVEIYGFGGEEA